In Levilactobacillus brevis, the genomic window GGTTGAGGCCAACGAGCGGACATTTGTGACCACGCTGACCAAAAAGATGGCGGAAGATTTGACCGACTATCTGAAGGATCTCGGGATCAAGGTGGCCTATCTGCATTCGGATATCAAGACGCTGGAACGGACGCAAATCATGCGGGACCTCCGTTTGGGCAAGTACGATGTCTTAGTCGGCATTAACCTATTGCGGGAAGGAATCGATATTCCGGAAGTCTCACTGGTAGCGATTTTGGATGCTGACAAGGAAGGCTTCCTGCGTAACGAACGGTCCTTGATTCAGACGATTGGTCGGGCTGCCCGGAACTCGCACGGGTCCGTGGTGATGTATGCTGATTCCGTGACGGAGTCCATGCAGGCGGCGATTGATGAGACGGCCCGCCGGCGGAAGGTTCAGATGGCCTATAACAAGGAACATGGCATCACGCCAAAGACGATTATTAAGCCGATCCGCGACCTGATTGCCGTGACCAAGAAGAACGATCACGAGGGCGAAAAGGACGATTTCGTTTCGAATGATTTCGAAGATATGTCCAAGGACGATCAGCGGAAGTTAATCTCGCGGTTGGAAGATGAGATGCGGGCAGCCGCTAAGAAGCTGGACTTCGAGCAGGCGGCTTCACTGCGGGATACTGTCATGGATATGAAGACCGAAATCGGTGATTAGGTCAGTGAGGAGAAGATGAATTGTTAAACGATAAAATCGTGATTCACGGCGCAAGAGCGCATAACTTAAAGGATATCGACGTCACTATTCCCAAGAATAAGTTGGTTGTCATCAGTGGCCTCTCCGGTTCCGGGAAGAGTTCGTTAGCGTTTGATACCCTCTATGCGGAAGGCCAACGCCGTTACGTAGAAAGTCTATCGTCCTACGCCCGGCAGTTTTTGGGGCAAATGGACAAGCCGGACGTGGACTCGATTGACGGGTTAAGCCCGGCCATTTCGATCGACCAGAAGACGACCTCCAAGAACCCCCGGTCAACGGTCGGTACGGTGACCGAGATTAACGACTATCTTCGACTGCTGTGGGCCAGAGTGGGCACGCCGATCTGTCCTAACGATGGTACGAAGATTACCAGTCAGAGTGTGGAACAGATGGTCGATCAGGTGCTTGACCTGCCGGAGCGGACGAAGTTACAGGTGTTGTCACCGATCGTTCGGGCTAAGAAGGGCCAACACAAGAAGGTCTTTGACAAGATCCGGCGCGAAGGTTTCGTCCGCGTGCGGGTAGACGGGGACATCATGGATATTGACGATGTGCCGGAATTAAATAAGAATCAAAACCACGACATCGCGATTGTGATTGATCGGATTGTGGTCAAGAGTGGGATTCGGTCCCGGTTGTTCGATTCCTTTGAGGCGGCCCTGCGGTTGAGTGGGGGTTATGCGATTGCCGACTTAATCGACGGCGAACCCATGATCTTCTCGGAACATTACGCGTGCCCCGTCTGTGGGTTTACCGTGGGCGAACTGGAACCCCGGCTCTTCTCCTTCAACGCGCCATTTGGGGCTTGCCCGGACTGTGATGGTCTCGGTGTGAAGTTGGAAGTCGACTTAGATCTGGTCGTTCCCGATAAGACCAAGACGCTGCGTGAGGGGGCCTTGGCGCCCTGGAACCCGATCAGTTCGCAATACTACCCAGCCCTCTTGGAACAGGCTGCGGCAGCCTTTAACGTGGATATGGACGTGCCCTTTAAGGACTTGCCTAAGGCGGACCGCGACCTCGTGCTCTACGGGTCGCAGGGCAAGGAATTTCATTTCCACTATGAAAATGACTTTGGTGGTGTCCGTGACGTGGACGTTGCCTTTGAAGGGGTTGTCCCCAACGTTAATCGTCGTTACAAGGAGACCAACAGTGACTTCACCCGTGACGTGATGCGTAAGTACATGGCCGAATTGACCTGCCAGACGTGTCACGGCTACCGGTTGAACCGGCAGGCCTTGAGTGTTCAGGTGAACCATCAACACATCGGAGCGGTCTCTGATCTGCCCGTCGACAAGGAATTGGCTTTTTTCAAGGACCTGAAATTCGGCGAACAGAACCAAGTCATTGCCCAGCCGATTTTAAAGGAAATCCGTGACCGGTTGACGTTCTTACGGAACGTGGGTCTGGATTATCTGACGCTGAGTCGTTCGGCTCGGACGTTGTCCGGTGGGGAAGCGCAACGGATTCGGTTGGCCACGCAGATTGGCTCGAACCTGTCCGGGGTCCTATACATCTTGGATGAACCTTCAATTGGGTTGCACCAACGGGATAACGACCGGTTAATCGCGTCACTGAAGCAGATGCGGGATCTAGGGAATACGTTAATCGTGGTCGAACACGATGAGGATACCATGCGTGCCGCGGATTACATCGTGGATATTGGTCCCGGGGCCGGTGAGAACGGGGGCCACGTGATGGCTGCTGGCACGCCTAAGCAGGTGATGCGTTCCCGGAAATCCTTGACTGGCCAATACCTATCCGGCAAACGTTACATTCCGGTACCTTTGAAGCGGCGACCGGGGAATGGCAAGTCCATTCGCGTGACCGGTGCGGCCGAGAATAATTTGAAGGATATCACGGTAGATTTTCCATTAGGGGAATTCGTCGTGGTAACCGGGGTTTCCGGCTCTGGCAAGTCGACGCTGGTGAACACCATTTTGAAGCGAGCCTTGGCGCAGAAGCTGAATCGGAACTCGGAAAAACCCGGGAAATACAAGAGCATTGCCGGCGTCAAGAACATCGAACGTTTAGTCGACATCGATCAGAGTCCAATCGGACGGACGCCTCGGAGCAACCCGGCAACCTATACTGGCGTGTTTGACGACGTTCGGACACTGTTTGCCCAGACGAACGACGCTAAGATGCGGGGTTACCAGAAGGGCCGCTTTAGCTTCAACACCAAGGGAGGTCGTTGTGAGGCCTGCCACGGTGACGGGATTTTGAAGATTGAGATGAACTTTCTGCCCGACGTCTACGTTCCTTGTGAGGTCTGCCACGGCACGCGGTACAACTCCGAGACGCTGGAAGTCGAATACAAAGGAAAGAATATTGCCGACGTCTTGGACATGACGGTCAGCGAAGCCCTGAAGTTCTTTGAAGCCATTCCTAAGATTACGCGGAAGCTTCAGACCATTCAGGACGTGGGACTGGGCTACGTGAAGTTGGGGCAGCCCGCCACGACCCTGTCCGGTGGGGAAGCCCAGCGGATGAAGTTGGCCTCCGAGTTGCACAAGCAACAGAACGGGAAAAACTTCTACATCTTGGATGAACCCACAACTGGCCTCCACACCGATGATATCAAGCGCCTGTTGACGGTACTTCACCGGCTGGTTGATAAGGGCAACACGGTGTTGGTTATCGAACACAATTTAGATGTCATTAAGACGGCCGATCATTTGATTGACCTAGGTCCTGAAGGCGGGGAGGCCGGCGGAAACGTCGTCGCTACCGGTACGCCGGAAGAATTGGCCGAGGTCAAGAATAGCTATACTGGCCAGTACCTGAAGCCCGTCTTGGAACGGGATAAGGCACGCACGGAAGCAGACGCTGAATCGGCGTCATAAAAATGTAAACTGGGACGAGGAAGCTTGCTAATTAGCGGTTTCCCCGTCCCTTTTTGTTAGGTGAACTTGTTTACCTCAGTAAAAACCAGTACAATGGTTGAAAACCGGTCGCCACTTGACCGGAGTTGTGAGGAGATATGCAGACGATGTTTAATATGAATCGAACACGGTGGGGCTTTGACTGGAGTGAATTTATTCTCGGTATCTTATTCTTAGTTGCCGCGTACGGTCTATTCCGCTCACCCAAGATTGGCTTAACTGGTTTAGCGATTATTTTTGCCATTATGGCGCTATTAAGTGGATTTACCACGATTGCGGGTTACCGCAAGTTGCATGAAGCAACGGGCCTGCGAGCTAACTTTGCGTTGGTTTTAGGGATTTTAGATATTCTGATTGCTGTGGTCTTCTTCTTCGACATGAACAGTGCCATCGTAACGTTAGGGTATCTGTTTGCCATCTGGTTTATCGTTGATTCCCTGGAACGTTTACTGGTTGCTAGCCACTTGCGGAGCTTCGGTGGTTTTTACTTCTGGCTCTCGATTGTCTTTGACGTGCTGGCGCTGGTTGTGGGGATCATGTTGTTCGTGCACCCCGTGGTCGCGGCCCTGTCATTGAACGGCTTGATTGCCATCTTCTTCACCATCTTCGGGGTCAACGCCATCTGGATTTCCATCGCTCGTAGTCGGTAATGGTTATTATTGCCTGCGGCTGCCAGCAATTCCGCCTGCTGTGGGGACCGGTAAAAGCCTGGCGAAGCGGTCTTTTACCTCGACTTGGAGCCGAAGACCACGTCTCCAAGTGCGTCCAGTGAAGTAACCTGGCCAAAAACGCCAGCTAACTTCACACCCACGGCTGGCTCCATTACTGGCCTCCTCCGGCGTGTTCAGTCCGCATCATGCGTTTATGGTATCCGGTATCAATCACGTTGGCGAGGGCTATTCAGCCACCTTTGATTGACACTCACCACCGTAGCCGTGAGTGAAGCGCAGGATGAGCTCAGCCGTGGGATTTTCCGAGTGTCTTTCTCGGAAAATGGCGACTTGGAAACGCTGATTTGGGGCGGTTCCAAGCGAGTTTCGAGACCGCTCTTTGGCTCGGAACGCCCTCCCCACCGCGTTCCAGCTCATCCTGTGCGAACGGTAAGGCGACCAGGCCGACGTTAGGTTGCTGGCAGCCGTAGGCAATGTTGTTGGCCTAGATAACTAAACATCAATAGCGCTAGCTCCGACCGCATGGTGGGGCTGGCGTTTTTACTTGGGGATAAAAACTAACGGATTTGAGGAATTTAAGGGAATTGTTAGGAAAAGACACGCCCGGTGTGTTATACTGCTTAAAGACGTTTTTAAAGAAGCTGGAGGAGAGCCATGACAAATGAAATCCATTTAGTCATCATAACTGGGATGAGTGGTGCCGGGAAGACCGTCGCCATGCAGAGTTTTGAAGATCTGGGGTATTTCTGTATTGATAATATGCCACCTTCGCTACTACCCAAGTTTTGGGATTTAGTCCGTGAGTCTGGCAAACTGTCGAAGATTGCTCTGGTCATTGATTTACGGTCTCGGGCCTTTTACGATGAAATCGTCAATATGCTGAATAACGTGGCGGTTCACGGCACGATGAATGCTCAGGTCTTATTCCTGGACGCATCCGATGAGGAGCTGGTCTCGCGCTATAAGGAGACCCGGCGTTCCCATCCACTCGCTAGAAACGGCCGGGTGATGGAAGGCATTCAGCGCGAACGGCGGTTGTTGGCCCCGATTCGGCAGGCCGCTCAGTTGGTGATTGACACCACCTCGCTGAGCCCGCGAAAGTTGCGAGAAGAGATTTTTCACAACTACGAGACCGAGTCCGCCCAGGTTTTTCACATCGAAGTCATGTCGTTTGGATTTAAATACGGGCTGCCGATTGACGCCGATATCGTCATGGACGTGCGGTTCCTGCCCAATCCGTACTATATTCCGGCTTTACGGAATCAGACGGGGAAGGATCAGGAAGTCTACGATTACGTCATGGCCCAGCCCCAAACCGAAGAATTTTACGAACAATTTATCAAGCTCCTCACGACCATCGTGCCGGGCTATAAAAAAGAAGGTAAGGCAAATCTTACCATCGCGATTGGCTGTACGGGCGGGCAACACCGCTCCGTAGCCTTGGCGACGCGCATCGGTCAAGCACTAGGCAATACCTACCCAGTCCACGTGACCCATCGCGATATTGAGAAGCGAAAGGAGTCCGCTAACCGCTCATGAGAGATCCATTGCGTACCCGCCGGCCCAAGATTGTGGTCATTGGTGGGGGGACTGGTTTACCGGTCATCTTAAGCAACCTCCGCGACCGTGATGTCGATATCACGGCTGTAGTGACAGTTGCCGATGACGGCGGTTCTTCAGGGATTATTCGCCACTACGTTAACGTGGTGCCGCCTGGAGATATCCGTAACGTCATGGTGGCCCTGGCCGAAGTCCCATCTATTTATAAAGACC contains:
- a CDS encoding DUF308 domain-containing protein translates to MFNMNRTRWGFDWSEFILGILFLVAAYGLFRSPKIGLTGLAIIFAIMALLSGFTTIAGYRKLHEATGLRANFALVLGILDILIAVVFFFDMNSAIVTLGYLFAIWFIVDSLERLLVASHLRSFGGFYFWLSIVFDVLALVVGIMLFVHPVVAALSLNGLIAIFFTIFGVNAIWISIARSR
- the uvrA gene encoding excinuclease ABC subunit UvrA gives rise to the protein MLNDKIVIHGARAHNLKDIDVTIPKNKLVVISGLSGSGKSSLAFDTLYAEGQRRYVESLSSYARQFLGQMDKPDVDSIDGLSPAISIDQKTTSKNPRSTVGTVTEINDYLRLLWARVGTPICPNDGTKITSQSVEQMVDQVLDLPERTKLQVLSPIVRAKKGQHKKVFDKIRREGFVRVRVDGDIMDIDDVPELNKNQNHDIAIVIDRIVVKSGIRSRLFDSFEAALRLSGGYAIADLIDGEPMIFSEHYACPVCGFTVGELEPRLFSFNAPFGACPDCDGLGVKLEVDLDLVVPDKTKTLREGALAPWNPISSQYYPALLEQAAAAFNVDMDVPFKDLPKADRDLVLYGSQGKEFHFHYENDFGGVRDVDVAFEGVVPNVNRRYKETNSDFTRDVMRKYMAELTCQTCHGYRLNRQALSVQVNHQHIGAVSDLPVDKELAFFKDLKFGEQNQVIAQPILKEIRDRLTFLRNVGLDYLTLSRSARTLSGGEAQRIRLATQIGSNLSGVLYILDEPSIGLHQRDNDRLIASLKQMRDLGNTLIVVEHDEDTMRAADYIVDIGPGAGENGGHVMAAGTPKQVMRSRKSLTGQYLSGKRYIPVPLKRRPGNGKSIRVTGAAENNLKDITVDFPLGEFVVVTGVSGSGKSTLVNTILKRALAQKLNRNSEKPGKYKSIAGVKNIERLVDIDQSPIGRTPRSNPATYTGVFDDVRTLFAQTNDAKMRGYQKGRFSFNTKGGRCEACHGDGILKIEMNFLPDVYVPCEVCHGTRYNSETLEVEYKGKNIADVLDMTVSEALKFFEAIPKITRKLQTIQDVGLGYVKLGQPATTLSGGEAQRMKLASELHKQQNGKNFYILDEPTTGLHTDDIKRLLTVLHRLVDKGNTVLVIEHNLDVIKTADHLIDLGPEGGEAGGNVVATGTPEELAEVKNSYTGQYLKPVLERDKARTEADAESAS
- the rapZ gene encoding RNase adapter RapZ → MTNEIHLVIITGMSGAGKTVAMQSFEDLGYFCIDNMPPSLLPKFWDLVRESGKLSKIALVIDLRSRAFYDEIVNMLNNVAVHGTMNAQVLFLDASDEELVSRYKETRRSHPLARNGRVMEGIQRERRLLAPIRQAAQLVIDTTSLSPRKLREEIFHNYETESAQVFHIEVMSFGFKYGLPIDADIVMDVRFLPNPYYIPALRNQTGKDQEVYDYVMAQPQTEEFYEQFIKLLTTIVPGYKKEGKANLTIAIGCTGGQHRSVALATRIGQALGNTYPVHVTHRDIEKRKESANRS